The Cryomorphaceae bacterium 1068 genome segment TAACATCTGTAAATAAAGTCACAAACCCAATTCTAAATCAAATCCAAAACTGACTCGAATACGTGTCCCCCGCTGGCGGGGGTGGATTCGACGACCGGAGGAAGGAGAAGACGGGGGTGGGAAGTTTTCATCTTAAAAACCTACCAAAAAAGACGAATAGACTTCATGTCTCTTTTCTTAAAGCTTCTATTTGCCTTTCTATAACCTCACGAACCAGATTCATATCATTCAAAACCTCTTCATCGTTGAAACGAAGAACGGTATAACCGAGATTCTCCAATTCTTTTTGTTTACGGTCGTCTCGTATCTGAACTTCATCCAATAAATGGGTATAGCCATCGACTTCAATCACAAGTTTTAGCTCCAAACAAATGAAGTCTACAATGTAATTTTTTATCGCCCTTTGTCGTCTGAATCCAGCACCCACCATCTGCCGTTTGGACAAGGCATACTTCCACAAACATGCCTCAGCTTTTGTCATTGCATTCCTGTTCTCATGTGCGAAGTTTCTCAGATGCTTATTGTAGAAGTTGTGGTCAGACATGAATTGAATATAGCTATTCTAGTTGTTTCAATTCCCACCCCCGACCTTTTTTCGTTCCTCCAAAAGCCCACCCCCGCCAGCGGGGGACATCCTTAAAGTCATTTTTTTTGATGTAGGATAATAAGTGTTTTGACTGAGTTTATGACGGGATTTGTCAGAGACGGATGGATTCGACGACCGGAGTAAGGAGAAGACGAAGGTGGGCAATCCCTATCATCCTCCCCCACCTCGTGCCTCGGCACGCCCTACACTTCTTGACTCATTTGTAAATCTACCCAATAAGATGATTCGGACGTCGCGCAGCAATACCGGTAAAAAGGGTTAAGAGACAAGCTAAATATGG includes the following:
- a CDS encoding endonuclease domain-containing protein; this translates as MSDHNFYNKHLRNFAHENRNAMTKAEACLWKYALSKRQMVGAGFRRQRAIKNYIVDFICLELKLVIEVDGYTHLLDEVQIRDDRKQKELENLGYTVLRFNDEEVLNDMNLVREVIERQIEALRKET